From one Sus scrofa isolate TJ Tabasco breed Duroc chromosome 9, Sscrofa11.1, whole genome shotgun sequence genomic stretch:
- the MMP3 gene encoding stromelysin-1 precursor (The RefSeq protein has 3 substitutions compared to this genomic sequence), which produces MRKLPVLLLLCVAVCSSYPVDRAAVDKDDSMDFVQKYLEDYYNLTKDVKQVVRRKDSSLVVKKIQEMQKFLGLEVTGKLDSNTLEVMHKPRCGVPDVGYFSTFPGLPKWRKNDLTYRIVNYTLDLPRSVIDSTIEKALKIWEEVTPLTFSKISEGEADIMITFAVREHGDFSPFDGPGKVLAHAYAPGPGIYGEAHFDDDEQWTKDTSGVNLFLVAAHELGHSLGLFHSTDSNALMYPVYNPLTDLARFRLSQDDVNGIQSLYGPPPASPPEPVEPTESTPQKPGTPATCDPALSFDAISTLRGEILFFKDRHFWRKSFRRLEPEFHLISSFWPPLPSSIDAACEVISKDTVFIFKGTQFWAIRGNDVQPGYPRSIHTLGFPSTVKKIDAAISDKETKKTYFFVEDKYWRFDEKRQSMEPGFPKQIVEDFPGVEPKVDAVFEAFGFFYFFNGSSQFEFDPNAKKVTHVLKSNKWLNC; this is translated from the exons ATGAGGAAGCTTCCAGTTCTGCTGCTGCTATGTGTGGCAGTTTGCTCAAGTTATCCAGTGGACAGAGCTGCAGTGGACAAGGACGACAGCATGGACTTTGTTCAG AAATACCTGGAAGACTACTACAACCTTACAAAGGATGTGAAACAGGTTGTTAGAAGAAAGGACAGTAGTCTggttgttaaaaaaatacaagaaatgcagaagttcctggggttgGAGGTGACGGGGAAGCTGGATTCTAACACTCTGGAGGTGATGCATAAACCCAgatgtggagttcctgatgtTGGTTACTTCAGCACCTTTCCTGGCCTGCCCAAGTGGAGAAAAAATGACCTCACTTACAG GATTGTCAATTATACACTGGATTTGCCAAGAAGTGTTATTGATTCTACCATTGAGAAAGCTCTGAAAATCTGGGAGGAAGTGACTCCGCTTACATTCTCCAAGATTTCTGAAGGAGAGGCTGACATAATGATCACTTTTGCAGTtcgag aacACGGAGACTTCAGCCCTTTTGACGGACCTGGAAAAGTTTTGGCTCATGCCTATGCACCTGGGCCGGGGATTTATGGAGATGCTCACTTTGATGATGATGAACAATGGACAAAGGATACATCAG GGGTCAATTTATTCCTTGTTGCTGCCCATGAACTTGGCCATTCCCTGGGTCTCTTTCACTCGACTGACAGTAACGCTTTGATGTACCCAGTCTACAACCCACTTACAGACCTGGCTCGGTTCCGCCTTTCTCAAGATGATGTGAATGGCATTCAGTCCCTGTACG GAcctcccccagcttcccctcCTGAGCCCGTTGAGCCCACAGAATCTACACCTCCAGAACCTGGGACGCCGGCCACATGTGATCCTGCTTTGTCCTTCGATGCAATCAGCACTCTGAGGGGAGAAATCCTGTTCTTTAAGGACAG ACATTTTTGGCGCAAATCCTTTAGGAGACTTGAACCTGAATTTCATTTGATCTCTTCATTTTGGCCACCTCTTCCTTCAAGTATAGATGCTGCATGTGAAGTTATTAGCAAAgacactgttttcatttttaaag gaactCAGTTCTGGGCTATCAGAGGAAATGATGTACAACCAGGTTACCCAAGAAGTATCCACACCCTGGGTTTTCCTTCAACAGTAAAGAAAATAGATGCAGCTATTTCTGATAAGGAGACGAAGAAAACATACTTCTTCGTAGAGGACAAATACTGGAG ATTTGATGAGAAGAGACAATCCATGGAGCCAGGTTTTCCCAAGCAAATAGTGGAAGACTTTCCAGGGGTTGAACCAAAAGTGGATGCTGTCTTTGAAGCATTTG ggtttttctatttcttcaatggATCTTCGCAGTTCGAGTTTGACCCAAATGCAAAGAAAGTGACACATGTTTTGAAGAGTAACAAATGGTTGAATTGTTAG